A genomic region of candidate division WOR-3 bacterium contains the following coding sequences:
- a CDS encoding spore coat protein: MKGIVLAGGLGTRMLPLTRITNKHLLPVFDQPMVYYPIRKLVQAGIQDIMIVTGGSSAGDFLRLLRNGKDFGLQRLHYVYQEGEGGIAEALGLARGFAEDDRIVVILGDNIFEDDISPFVRSFAAQREGARILLKAVDDPNRFGVAELSGDRVVGIEEKPARPKSNLAVTGIYMYDASVFEVIESCKPSARGELEITDVNNAYIRKGTMSFDLLKGWWTDAGTFESLCRATMLVRAGKVESKVEVGPKSTG; this comes from the coding sequence ATGAAAGGCATTGTCCTTGCCGGCGGCCTGGGCACCAGGATGCTGCCCCTGACGCGGATAACCAACAAGCATCTCCTTCCGGTTTTCGACCAGCCCATGGTCTACTACCCCATCCGCAAACTGGTGCAGGCCGGAATTCAGGACATCATGATTGTCACCGGGGGCAGCAGCGCCGGTGACTTCCTGCGCCTTTTGCGCAACGGTAAGGACTTCGGGCTGCAGCGCCTCCACTACGTCTACCAGGAAGGCGAAGGCGGGATTGCCGAGGCCCTCGGTTTGGCCCGGGGTTTCGCCGAGGACGACCGGATCGTGGTCATCCTGGGGGACAACATCTTCGAGGACGACATCTCGCCCTTCGTCAGGTCGTTCGCCGCCCAGCGCGAAGGCGCGAGGATTCTGCTCAAGGCAGTTGACGACCCGAACCGGTTCGGCGTGGCCGAACTGAGCGGCGACCGGGTCGTCGGAATCGAGGAGAAGCCGGCCCGCCCGAAGTCGAACCTCGCCGTTACCGGGATTTACATGTATGACGCGTCCGTTTTCGAGGTAATCGAGTCCTGCAAGCCGTCGGCGAGGGGAGAACTCGAGATAACCGATGTGAACAACGCCTACATCCGGAAGGGAACGATGTCCTTCGACCTGCTCAAGGGCTGGTGGACCGATGCCGGGACTTTCGAGTCGCTCTGCCGCGCCACGATGCTGGTGCGTGCCGGCAAAGTCGAGTCCAAGGTTGAGGTGGGGCCAAAGTCCACGGGCTAG
- the rfbB gene encoding dTDP-glucose 4,6-dehydratase, which translates to MRLLVTGGCGFIGSNFVRNRLEKTGDTVVNLDALTYAGNRANLQVFEADSRYRFVHGRIEDPAAVKQAIAGVEAVVHFAAESHVDRSIDDAAPFINTNVLGTQVMLDAARRAGVRRFVHVSTDEVYGALGREGRFTEETPLHPRSPYAASKAAGDLLAQAYWETHHLPVMVVRPSNNYGPYQFPEKLIPVMVTNLVEGRKVPVYGRGENVRDWLHVEDCCRGIEIVLDRGQPGEAYNIGGESERHNIDVVRQVVSLMGLAEQAEAKVQVKAGGETSVPASTSTSTCSDSWLEFVPDRPGHDFRYALDNTKIRRELNWRPETKFEDGLSRTVDWYRGHPDWWRPLKERLSRESRGFWTNLSPTQG; encoded by the coding sequence ATGCGACTACTAGTCACCGGCGGCTGCGGGTTCATAGGTTCGAACTTCGTCCGGAACCGGCTGGAGAAGACCGGAGATACGGTCGTCAACCTGGACGCGCTCACCTATGCCGGCAACCGGGCGAACCTGCAGGTGTTCGAGGCCGACTCCCGGTACCGTTTCGTCCACGGCCGCATCGAGGACCCGGCCGCGGTGAAGCAGGCGATTGCCGGCGTCGAGGCCGTGGTCCATTTCGCCGCGGAGAGCCACGTGGACCGTTCGATTGACGATGCGGCGCCGTTCATCAATACCAACGTACTCGGCACGCAGGTGATGCTTGACGCTGCCCGCCGGGCCGGCGTCAGGCGCTTCGTCCACGTTTCGACCGACGAAGTCTACGGAGCGCTCGGCCGGGAGGGCAGGTTCACGGAAGAGACGCCCCTGCATCCCCGCTCACCCTATGCTGCGTCCAAGGCGGCCGGCGACCTGCTGGCGCAGGCATACTGGGAGACCCATCACCTGCCGGTGATGGTGGTGCGCCCGTCGAACAACTACGGCCCGTACCAGTTCCCGGAGAAACTGATACCGGTCATGGTAACGAACCTCGTCGAAGGCCGAAAGGTCCCGGTCTATGGCCGGGGCGAGAACGTCCGTGACTGGCTGCACGTGGAGGACTGCTGCCGGGGAATCGAGATCGTGCTCGACCGCGGGCAACCGGGCGAGGCCTACAACATCGGCGGCGAATCGGAGCGGCACAACATCGATGTCGTCAGGCAGGTCGTCAGCCTGATGGGGCTGGCGGAACAGGCTGAGGCCAAGGTACAGGTTAAGGCAGGAGGGGAGACTTCGGTTCCAGCCTCCACCTCCACCTCAACCTGCTCTGACTCCTGGCTCGAATTCGTACCGGATCGGCCGGGCCACGACTTCCGCTACGCGCTCGACAACACGAAGATCCGGCGCGAACTCAACTGGCGGCCCGAGACGAAGTTCGAGGACGGCCTGAGCCGGACCGTGGACTGGTATCGCGGGCATCCCGACTGGTGGCGGCCGCTCAAAGAGCGGCTGTCGCGCGAGAGCCGGGGATTCTGGACGAACCTCTCGCCGACCCAAGGCTAG
- a CDS encoding dTDP-4-dehydrorhamnose 3,5-epimerase codes for MPQERITAPASTSASSFPGVRVELLAPATDSRGWLVELFRTDVLEAAGLGAARPVMAYLSMTRPGVARGPHEHADQTDFFAFTGPADFEVTIWDNRTGSPTFGRRETLVLGASRPATLIVPPGVVHAYRNIGKTEGWVLNFPNRLYRGEGRQEPVDETRHEDDPAGRFRLEES; via the coding sequence ATGCCGCAGGAGAGGATAACAGCCCCAGCCTCGACCTCAGCCTCTTCCTTCCCCGGAGTGCGGGTCGAGCTGCTTGCCCCGGCGACCGACTCGCGCGGGTGGCTGGTGGAGCTCTTTCGCACGGACGTTCTGGAGGCAGCCGGGTTGGGAGCGGCTCGGCCGGTGATGGCCTACCTGTCGATGACCCGGCCGGGCGTCGCGCGCGGGCCGCACGAGCACGCGGACCAGACTGATTTCTTCGCCTTCACCGGGCCGGCGGATTTCGAGGTGACTATCTGGGACAACCGGACCGGATCGCCGACATTCGGCCGGCGTGAGACGCTCGTGTTGGGTGCGAGCCGGCCGGCCACGCTTATCGTACCCCCGGGTGTGGTCCATGCCTATCGCAACATCGGCAAGACCGAAGGCTGGGTGCTCAACTTCCCTAACCGGCTGTACAGGGGGGAGGGCCGGCAGGAACCCGTGGACGAAACCCGCCACGAGGACGACCCGGCAGGCCGGTTCAGGCTGGAAGAGAGCTGA
- the galE gene encoding UDP-glucose 4-epimerase GalE, translating to MAKVLVTGGCGYIGSHTLVELLSAGHEPVSIDDNSRSSESVLDGVERITGRRVRNCRVDLRGGALTGDVFREHRDAVAVIHFAAYKTVPESVAKPLLYYDNNVNSLLNVLRSTDESGIPGFIFSSSCSVYGNSRQLPVTEETPFGEAECPYARTKQIGEQVISDFARVSRTGFVSLRYFNPVGAHLSGEIGEVPYGEPDNLVPRITRTAVGELPELVVHGQDYDTRDGTCIRDYVHVSDIARAHVLAIEYLTKSPIADSHSPIAMNLGSGTGTTVLEAITAFERATGSKLNYRVGPRRPGDASAVFSDNRKAGEILAWRPELGIGEMMSTAWRWQQRLSGRRGRP from the coding sequence ATGGCCAAGGTGCTCGTCACCGGCGGCTGTGGCTACATCGGCAGCCACACACTCGTCGAACTCCTCTCCGCCGGACACGAGCCGGTCTCAATTGACGACAACTCGCGTTCAAGTGAAAGCGTCCTGGACGGCGTCGAGCGAATCACCGGGAGGCGGGTCAGGAACTGCCGGGTTGACCTGCGCGGCGGCGCTTTGACCGGCGACGTCTTCCGTGAGCACCGCGACGCCGTCGCCGTCATCCACTTTGCCGCCTACAAGACAGTGCCCGAGTCGGTAGCGAAGCCGCTGCTCTACTATGACAACAACGTCAATTCCCTGCTCAACGTGCTCCGGAGCACCGACGAATCCGGCATCCCTGGTTTCATCTTCTCTTCTTCCTGCTCGGTCTACGGCAACTCGCGGCAGTTGCCGGTTACGGAAGAGACGCCCTTCGGCGAGGCCGAATGCCCGTACGCCCGGACCAAGCAGATAGGGGAGCAGGTCATCTCGGACTTCGCGCGGGTGAGCCGGACGGGATTCGTTTCGCTCCGCTACTTCAACCCGGTCGGCGCGCACCTATCCGGTGAGATCGGCGAGGTGCCCTATGGGGAGCCCGACAACCTGGTGCCCAGGATCACCCGGACAGCCGTGGGCGAGCTGCCGGAGTTGGTGGTCCACGGCCAGGACTACGATACGCGGGACGGCACCTGTATCCGCGACTACGTCCACGTCTCCGACATCGCCCGGGCCCACGTGCTCGCAATCGAATACCTGACGAAGTCGCCAATCGCCGATAGCCATTCGCCAATCGCGATGAACCTCGGTTCCGGGACCGGAACCACGGTCCTGGAAGCAATCACCGCCTTTGAGCGGGCGACGGGCAGCAAACTGAACTACCGGGTCGGGCCAAGGCGTCCGGGCGACGCCTCGGCGGTCTTCTCCGACAATCGCAAGGCCGGGGAGATTCTCGCTTGGCGGCCGGAACTCGGGATAGGAGAGATGATGAGTACAGCATGGCGGTGGCAGCAGAGGCTTTCGGGTCGTAGAGGCAGGCCATGA